One genomic window of Meiothermus sp. CFH 77666 includes the following:
- a CDS encoding MFS transporter — translation MAHPTPTPSYYGWRIAWALALTQTIGFGVLYYAFGVFVKPMEAELGWNRAETSAAFSLALLVSGLAAIPVGRWFDRHGARALMTTGSIGGALLVWGWAHVHHLTTFYLLWAGLGLAMAMVLYEVAFAVLAVWFRRYRPRAMLVVTLMAGLASTIFVPLSTWLVQLAGWRGALEILALIFALGTIPLHALVLRRRPEDMGQVPDGEAMALDSRSPAPEASLSAKEALRQPTFWWLSLGFALSRATSIALTAHMVPLLTEKGYAPALVALAAGGVGVVQLAGRIVYTPLSERISLFNLSGAFLGGYALSLLGLLLLPEGAGLWAFVLFFGLANGSISLAKPALVAEIYGAKHYGTISGSMNSIVAVAQTIAPFGAGALHGLSGNYNPVLWLFATLATISALAIWQARPRAALAQP, via the coding sequence ATGGCCCATCCCACCCCCACTCCCTCCTATTACGGCTGGCGCATTGCCTGGGCGCTGGCCCTCACCCAGACCATCGGCTTTGGCGTCCTGTACTACGCCTTTGGGGTTTTTGTGAAGCCGATGGAGGCCGAGCTGGGCTGGAACCGCGCCGAGACCTCGGCGGCCTTCTCGCTGGCTTTGCTGGTCTCGGGGCTGGCGGCCATTCCGGTAGGGCGCTGGTTCGACCGTCACGGGGCTCGAGCCCTCATGACCACAGGCTCCATCGGCGGGGCCTTGCTAGTCTGGGGCTGGGCCCATGTGCATCACCTGACCACCTTTTACCTGCTCTGGGCGGGGCTGGGGTTGGCCATGGCGATGGTGCTCTACGAGGTGGCTTTCGCGGTGCTGGCGGTCTGGTTTCGCCGCTACCGCCCCAGGGCCATGCTGGTGGTCACCCTGATGGCTGGGCTGGCCAGCACCATCTTTGTACCGCTCTCGACCTGGCTGGTGCAGCTTGCGGGCTGGCGCGGGGCGCTGGAAATTCTGGCCCTCATCTTTGCCCTGGGCACCATTCCCCTGCACGCCCTGGTTTTGCGCCGTCGGCCCGAAGACATGGGGCAGGTGCCAGACGGCGAGGCTATGGCGCTGGATTCCAGGAGCCCGGCCCCGGAAGCCAGCCTGAGCGCAAAAGAGGCCCTGCGCCAGCCCACTTTCTGGTGGCTATCGCTCGGGTTCGCCCTGTCCAGGGCTACCAGCATTGCCCTCACCGCCCACATGGTGCCCCTGCTGACCGAGAAAGGTTACGCACCCGCCCTGGTAGCTTTGGCTGCCGGAGGGGTAGGTGTGGTGCAGCTTGCAGGCCGCATCGTCTATACGCCGCTCAGTGAGCGCATCTCGCTCTTTAACCTGAGCGGTGCTTTTCTGGGGGGCTACGCCTTGAGTCTGCTCGGCCTGCTATTGTTGCCGGAGGGCGCGGGCCTCTGGGCCTTTGTGCTCTTTTTCGGCCTGGCCAACGGCTCCATCTCCCTCGCCAAGCCTGCCCTGGTGGCCGAAATCTACGGCGCAAAGCACTATGGCACCATCAGCGGTAGCATGAACTCTATCGTGGCGGTGGCCCAGACCATCGCCCCCTTTGGGGCTGGCGCCCTGCACGGGCTTTCCGGCAACTACAACCCGGTGCTCTGGCTTTTTGCTACCCTGGCGACCATTTCAGCACTGGCCATATGGCAGGCCCGGCCCAGAGCAGCGCTGGCCCAACCCTGA
- the arsN2 gene encoding arsenic resistance N-acetyltransferase ArsN2 has protein sequence MITYCTATTGDLPEITALLNDAHLPTAGLEAHILNFMLALDGEKVVGCAGLEVHQDSGLLRSVVVAPGYRAHGIGAKLTEGMIELAQQKNLTSLSLLTETAQDYFPRFGFVQVPRTELPAALSASEELQGACPDTATAMLLRLE, from the coding sequence ATGATTACCTACTGCACCGCCACTACCGGCGATTTGCCCGAGATAACCGCCCTGCTGAACGATGCCCACCTGCCCACAGCAGGTCTGGAAGCGCACATCCTGAATTTCATGCTGGCCCTCGACGGCGAAAAGGTAGTAGGGTGCGCGGGCCTGGAAGTCCATCAGGATAGCGGTCTGTTGCGCTCTGTAGTGGTCGCACCGGGCTATCGTGCCCACGGCATTGGGGCCAAGCTAACCGAGGGCATGATCGAGCTGGCCCAGCAAAAAAACCTGACCTCGCTCTCGCTCCTGACCGAGACCGCCCAGGATTACTTTCCCCGCTTCGGCTTTGTGCAAGTCCCCCGCACAGAGCTACCTGCGGCCCTGAGTGCTTCAGAGGAACTCCAGGGGGCGTGCCCCGACACCGCCACCGCCATGCTGCTCAGGCTCGAGTAG
- a CDS encoding arsenate reductase ArsC, whose amino-acid sequence MRILVLCTHNSARSQMAEGWLRYWAERMDYPAEIWSAGTEKTFVKPDAITVMGEAGIDLSAHTSKTLYDLPNLWHFDLVLTVCDAAAETCPAYPAQTQRLHVSFPDPSGKGLEEWRRVRDALGRMSQHLIQSLKQGQMPGEKDLAEAAGLTQAH is encoded by the coding sequence ATGCGTATCCTGGTTCTCTGCACCCACAACTCCGCCCGGAGCCAGATGGCCGAGGGGTGGCTTCGGTACTGGGCCGAGAGAATGGATTATCCCGCTGAAATCTGGTCGGCGGGCACCGAGAAAACCTTTGTCAAGCCCGATGCCATTACGGTAATGGGCGAGGCGGGCATAGACCTGAGCGCTCACACCTCCAAAACCCTCTACGACCTGCCCAACCTCTGGCACTTCGACCTGGTGCTCACGGTCTGCGACGCGGCGGCTGAAACATGCCCGGCATACCCTGCCCAAACCCAGCGCCTGCACGTCTCCTTCCCCGACCCCTCCGGCAAGGGCCTGGAGGAATGGCGCAGGGTACGCGATGCCCTGGGCCGGATGAGCCAACACCTGATTCAAAGCCTCAAGCAGGGTCAGATGCCGGGCGAGAAGGACCTGGCCGAAGCCGCCGGGCTTACCCAGGCGCATTAG